A section of the Triticum dicoccoides isolate Atlit2015 ecotype Zavitan chromosome 7A, WEW_v2.0, whole genome shotgun sequence genome encodes:
- the LOC119331888 gene encoding cyclin-dependent kinase inhibitor 1C-like, translated as MASGGTWKSERAPVDIWGASRIAGTRQNLSFIIKGPEGEDLRSGYIAQEFALAGHAGRLAGGDQLVLTKVYFTRRGEEAVSKAKERVMAKAKRKKTAAAASSSSRAPLPPAAVSSPAPGKTPAPVAAYSPAPGKTPAPAAATSPAPPKKADAPSSSSPALIDQAVSDSSAGGSTSSTRLLLLEVGDSPVSQAQDFSIRHILRAAELVGSSLPLNKRKPVPFSCDGLFLLQEGPRKKFPSSP; from the coding sequence ATGGCTTCCGGCGGCACATGGAAGTCCGAGCGTGCGCCGGTGGACATATGGGGCGCCTCCCGCATCGCCGGCACCCGCCAGAACCTGTCCTTCATCATCAAGGGACCCGAGGGAGAGGACCTGCGCTCCGGCTACATCGCCCAGGAGTTTGCGCTCGCCGGCCACGCTGGTcgcctcgccggcggcgaccagctcGTGCTGACCAAGGTGTACTTCACCCGGCGGGGAGAAGAGGCCGTCTCCAAGGCCAAGGAGCGCGTGATGGCCAAGGCAAAGCGCAAGAagacggccgccgccgcctcctcctcctcccgggcGCCTCTTCCGCCCGCAGCCGTCTCCTCCCCTGCTCCCGGCAAGACGCCGGCTCCCGTCGCCGCCTACTCCCCTGCTCCCGGCAAGACGCCGGCTCCcgctgccgccacctcgccggctCCCCCCAAGAAGGCGGATGCCCCTTCGTCCTCATCGCCGGCGCTCATCGACCAGGCAGTCTCCGACTCGTCCGCGGGAGGATCCACCTCATCCACAAGGTTGCTGCTGCTGGAGGTGGGTGACTCCCCAGTAAGCCAAGCCCAGGACTTCTCGATCCGGCACATCCTCAGGGCGGCGGAGCTGGTAGGCTCCTCGCTGCCCTTGAACAAAAGGAAGCCTGTCCCATTTagttgtgatggcttgttcttgctCCAGGAAGGGCCCAGGAAGAAGTTTCCATCATCTCCATAG